The genomic segment GGAAATGGATTCATATTGCTGTCGGTCATTGGGTATTTCTTGCACTTCTATGGCTTAATCACTGGTACGTTGCCATCGTACCGTTGTTATTCTTTGCTGCTGTTAATTTATTGACACTACGCAAAGGAATCGGACAGATGCACGACGTCGATCGTCCTTCTTATGGAACGGTCTATTATCCGCTCGCTCTAGCAGGACTCGTCCTGTTCTTTTTCGAACTACAACCAATGGCGCTCATAGCTGGAAGCATGGTACTTGCCTGGGGAGATGGACTTGCCGCTTTGGTCGGAAAACGCTACGGAAAGACGTTTTACGTTCGCGGTGAGACGAAA from the Exiguobacterium sp. BMC-KP genome contains:
- a CDS encoding diacylglycerol/polyprenol kinase family protein, whose product is MEWLAALGTIVIVGLVLVILEFIGRRFGFSPETVRKWIHIAVGHWVFLALLWLNHWYVAIVPLLFFAAVNLLTLRKGIGQMHDVDRPSYGTVYYPLALAGLVLFFFELQPMALIAGSMVLAWGDGLAALVGKRYGKTFYVRGETKRSFEGSIALFLASFLVLTVTFLFYEQPVWLAVSYGFLLANIAALIEAISYRDLDNLILPWTIAALVAFAF